In Primulina huaijiensis isolate GDHJ02 chromosome 4, ASM1229523v2, whole genome shotgun sequence, a genomic segment contains:
- the LOC140975857 gene encoding glutathione S-transferase T3-like, producing MSHPYFTSPVVYGYSTPHTNVMPFTSPMSNEPATPTFVPETQLFDRESPIEVVNLEKEVSNTEGSRKRSSWTKIEDEVLARSFVINDDPIIGNDQKADAFWGRVASYYNENRPSGSNTRSANVIRSYRSGHIYEDILRFAYEKYRSENNGVAFNLEHVWRIFKDRPMFTPQSADHYVATKKTKTSELGASNSSSNQEVSIDLDDEDTRPMGQKAAKRKGEDRVKSTIEDLTLNYSNIFAKLTEYTSVKKSEVDLKQKQLEVEEIKAKAALSRSEAKNRRLKLKEYEILNKDTSQMTEEKFXCSKVAVA from the exons ATGAGTCATCCGTATTTCACGTCGCCAGTTGTTTATGGATATAGTACCCCGCACACAAATGTTATGCCTTTCACATCTCCAATGTCGAATGAACCTGCAACTCCGACTTTTGTCCCGGAGACGCAACTTTTCGATCGTGAATCTCCAATTGAGGTGGTCAATTTAGAAAAAGAGGTTTCAAATACTGAGGGTTCAAGGAAGCGTTCAAGTTGGACAAAGATTGAAGACGAGGTTTTAGCGAGAAGTTTTGTTATCAACGATGATCCAATAATCGGCAATGATCAAAAGGCAGATGCTTTTTGGGGACGTGTTGCAAGCTACTACAATGAGAATCGTCCCTCAGGTTCAAACACCAGAAGTGCAAATGTTATACG TTCATATCGAAGTGGTCACATTTACGAAGATATATTGAGGTTTGCGTACGAAAAATATCGATCCGAAAACAATGGTGTTGCATTCAATCTCGAGCATGTGTGGAGAATTTTCAAAGACCGTCCAATGTTTACTCCACAGTCCGCTGATCACTATGTGGCCACAAAGAAGACAAAGACTTCAGAGTTGGGAGCAAGCAACTCCTCCTCCAACCAAGAGGTAAGCATAGACCTGGATGATGAAGATACTCGTCCAATGGGACAAAAGGCAGCAAAAAGAAAGGGAGAAGATAGAGTCAAATCGACCATAGAAGATCTGACATTAAACTACAGTAATATTTTCGCAAAGTTAACCGAGTACACAAGCGTGAAGAAGTCCGAAGTCGATCTGAAACAAAAACAACTCGAAGTAGAGGAGATTAAGGCAAAAGCTGCCTTGTCCAGATCTGAAGCTAAGAATCGACGCTTGAAATTGAAGGAGTACGAAATCTTGAACAAAGACACCTCGCAGATGACAGAGGAAAAGTTTATNTGTTCCAAAGTAGCcgttgcataa
- the LOC140975142 gene encoding uncharacterized protein isoform X1 yields MPLSSEKSRQSVSGTLHKMASSVERSSFINRSTPLMPGRVVIAYDATKNQTSQVFRDTITNIRKQDGMIQEGDTITVLGVLHKVLHPMGFHMKIGPDSLFGTHARVIKEDSSRKLGAYVSMLQHSADECQGNGISIEVKIAVGAPVEKVVLQEVTASNATWVVLDWHLRKELRYYLKRVPCKVALVLENSILDVMRPYCSDSANGVPKYKLVYSLSKPVLVSPTEDIENNERSVISSAGPEIMNSMEDTEIQKSILVTSLSCNSKEPDFSMQEEFGSNSPKEKLGWKGVDAKMKNEYYDSSPVMLEQLSLTSYSETPCLSNDKKMESFQNSMDYVDIEIEIVTVDCSSENAMKGGNTELLIKYDQSAPVLGTSSGLEMESVSMRYSYSEINTATDNFSPDNLLDEEGYGVVYKGQLENGQLISAKVQKESNTQGIPEFLRFACHKNIQMFLGYCNNEDFNILVYEFVCNKSLERHLLDKTEPVLDWHRRHSISIGIAKGLRFLHEECRGSPIIHGYLRPCNVLLTHDFDPLLGNCGLTNSITSKVNKSTTTHATSIAYHAPEFAENGTFSIKTDVYAFGIVLIQLITGLRCETADLSRSNNNQSLLQWALPLIQMLALDELVDPRLGDSYSIYELYNMANAACLCIQTEPETRPSMGEVLRLLEGESAHLEHLTGQMKQDIACEHTICRLTTCSCG; encoded by the exons ATGCCCCTGTCATCGGAGAAATCTAGGCAATCCGTATCTGGTACCTTGCACAAG ATGGCATCATCCGTTGAAAGGAGTAGCTTCATTAATAGGAGCACTCCTCTCATGCCAGGGCGCGTTGTGATTGCGTACGATGCGACTAAAAATCAAACAAGTCAGGTGTTCAGAGACACTATTACCAATATAAGGAAGCAGGATGGCATGATTCAAGAAGGGGATACTATTACCGTGCTTGGAGTGTTACATAAAGTACTTCACCCTA TGGGCTTTCATATGAAAATAGGTCCCGACTCTTTGTTTGGAACACATGCACGTGTAATCAAGGAAGATTCCTCAAGGAAGCTTGGCGCATATGTAAGCATGCTCCAGCATAGCGCTGATGAATGTCAAGGCAATGGG ataaGTATTGAAGTCAAAATTGCTGTTGGAGCTCCGGTGGAGAAAGTTGTCTTACAAGAAGTCACTGCTTCAAATGCAACCTGGGTTGTACTTGATTG GCACCTAAGAAAGGAACTGAGGTATTACCTTAAACGCGTGCCTTGCAAGGTTGCACTGGTTCTTGAAAATTCGATCTTGGATGTTATGAGGCCCTATTGTTCTGACAGTGCCAATGGTGTTCCGAAATATAAACTGGTGTATTCACTATCCAAGCCTGTTTTGGTGTCGCCAACTGAAGATATTGAGAACAATGAGAGGTCCGTCATTTCTTCTGCTGGCCCTGAAATTATGAACTCTATGGAAGATACTGAGATTCAGAAGAGTATCTTGGTGACATCGCTATCTTGTAACTCCAAGGAACCTGACTTTTCCATGCAAGAAGAATTTGGCTCAAATTCTCCGAAAGAAAAATTAGGTTGGAAAG GTGTTGATgctaaaatgaaaaatgaatactATGATTCTTCCCCGGTGATGCTAGAACAGCTAAGTCTGACAAGTTATTCTGAAACCCCTTGTCTTAGTAACGATAAGAAGATGGAGAGTTTTCAAAATTCGATGGATTATGTTGATATTGAGATAGAGATTGTTACAGTTGATTGTTCATCTGAAAATGCAATGAAAG GTGGCAATACTgaattactaattaaatatgACCAATCTGCGCCTGTTCTTGGTACGTCTAGTGGATTGGAAATGGAATCGGTTTCTATGAGATATAGCTATTCTGAGATAAATACAGCAACAGATAATTTCTCACCTGATAATCTACTGGACGAAGAGGGGTATGGAGTTGTATACAAGGGTCAGCTCGAGAATGGTCAGCTTATTAGTGCAAAGGTGCAAAAGGAATCAAATACACAAGGGATCCCAGAATTCCTGAGGTTTGCATGCCACAAAAACATCCAGATGTTTCTTGGTTATTGTAACAATGAAGACTTTAACATCTTGGTCTACGAATTTGTCTGCAACAAATCACTTGAGCGGCATTTACTTG ATAAAACAGAACCTGTCCTTGACTGGCACCGAAGACATTCTATTTCCATTGGAATCGCTAAAGGTCTGCGTTTTCTACATGAAGAGTGTCGGGGAAGTCCTATAATTCATGGTTACTTGAGGCCTTGCAATGTATTGCTCACACATGACTTTGATCCATTG CTAGGAAACTGTGGCCTCACAAACTCGATAACAAGCAAGGTTAACAAATCGACAACCACCCACGCCACCTCTATTGC TTATCATGCACCGGAGTTTGCAGAGAATGGAACCTTTTCCATTAAAACTGATGTTTATGCATTTGGCATTGTTTTGATACAGTTAATAACAGGACTAAGGTGTGAAACAGCGGATTTATCGAGAAGTAACAATAATCAGTCCCTCTTACAGTGG GCActgccactgatccagatgctTGCACTAGACGAGCTTGTTGACCCTCGACTTGGGGACTCATATAGCATTTATGAACTGTACAACATGGCTAATGCTGCATGCTTATGTATTCAAACCGAACCCGAGACACGCCCATCCATGGGAGAG GTTCTGCGCCTTCTTGAGGGAGAAAGTGCCCATTTAGAGCACTTGACAGGACAAATGAAACAGGACATTGCATGCGAACACACAATATGTAGATTGACAACCTGCAGTTGTGGTTGA
- the LOC140975142 gene encoding uncharacterized protein isoform X2, with amino-acid sequence MPLSSEKSRQSVSGTLHKMASSVERSSFINRSTPLMPGRVVIAYDATKNQTSQVFRDTITNIRKQDGMIQEGDTITVLGVLHKVLHPMGFHMKIGPDSLFGTHARVIKEDSSRKLGAYVSMLQHSADECQGNGISIEVKIAVGAPVEKVVLQEVTASNATWVVLDWHLRKELRYYLKRVPCKVALVLENSILDVMRPYCSDSANGVPKYKLVYSLSKPVLVSPTEDIENNERSVISSAGPEIMNSMEDTEIQKSILVTSLSCNSKEPDFSMQEEFGSNSPKEKLGVDAKMKNEYYDSSPVMLEQLSLTSYSETPCLSNDKKMESFQNSMDYVDIEIEIVTVDCSSENAMKGGNTELLIKYDQSAPVLGTSSGLEMESVSMRYSYSEINTATDNFSPDNLLDEEGYGVVYKGQLENGQLISAKVQKESNTQGIPEFLRFACHKNIQMFLGYCNNEDFNILVYEFVCNKSLERHLLDKTEPVLDWHRRHSISIGIAKGLRFLHEECRGSPIIHGYLRPCNVLLTHDFDPLLGNCGLTNSITSKVNKSTTTHATSIAYHAPEFAENGTFSIKTDVYAFGIVLIQLITGLRCETADLSRSNNNQSLLQWALPLIQMLALDELVDPRLGDSYSIYELYNMANAACLCIQTEPETRPSMGEVLRLLEGESAHLEHLTGQMKQDIACEHTICRLTTCSCG; translated from the exons ATGCCCCTGTCATCGGAGAAATCTAGGCAATCCGTATCTGGTACCTTGCACAAG ATGGCATCATCCGTTGAAAGGAGTAGCTTCATTAATAGGAGCACTCCTCTCATGCCAGGGCGCGTTGTGATTGCGTACGATGCGACTAAAAATCAAACAAGTCAGGTGTTCAGAGACACTATTACCAATATAAGGAAGCAGGATGGCATGATTCAAGAAGGGGATACTATTACCGTGCTTGGAGTGTTACATAAAGTACTTCACCCTA TGGGCTTTCATATGAAAATAGGTCCCGACTCTTTGTTTGGAACACATGCACGTGTAATCAAGGAAGATTCCTCAAGGAAGCTTGGCGCATATGTAAGCATGCTCCAGCATAGCGCTGATGAATGTCAAGGCAATGGG ataaGTATTGAAGTCAAAATTGCTGTTGGAGCTCCGGTGGAGAAAGTTGTCTTACAAGAAGTCACTGCTTCAAATGCAACCTGGGTTGTACTTGATTG GCACCTAAGAAAGGAACTGAGGTATTACCTTAAACGCGTGCCTTGCAAGGTTGCACTGGTTCTTGAAAATTCGATCTTGGATGTTATGAGGCCCTATTGTTCTGACAGTGCCAATGGTGTTCCGAAATATAAACTGGTGTATTCACTATCCAAGCCTGTTTTGGTGTCGCCAACTGAAGATATTGAGAACAATGAGAGGTCCGTCATTTCTTCTGCTGGCCCTGAAATTATGAACTCTATGGAAGATACTGAGATTCAGAAGAGTATCTTGGTGACATCGCTATCTTGTAACTCCAAGGAACCTGACTTTTCCATGCAAGAAGAATTTGGCTCAAATTCTCCGAAAGAAAAATTAG GTGTTGATgctaaaatgaaaaatgaatactATGATTCTTCCCCGGTGATGCTAGAACAGCTAAGTCTGACAAGTTATTCTGAAACCCCTTGTCTTAGTAACGATAAGAAGATGGAGAGTTTTCAAAATTCGATGGATTATGTTGATATTGAGATAGAGATTGTTACAGTTGATTGTTCATCTGAAAATGCAATGAAAG GTGGCAATACTgaattactaattaaatatgACCAATCTGCGCCTGTTCTTGGTACGTCTAGTGGATTGGAAATGGAATCGGTTTCTATGAGATATAGCTATTCTGAGATAAATACAGCAACAGATAATTTCTCACCTGATAATCTACTGGACGAAGAGGGGTATGGAGTTGTATACAAGGGTCAGCTCGAGAATGGTCAGCTTATTAGTGCAAAGGTGCAAAAGGAATCAAATACACAAGGGATCCCAGAATTCCTGAGGTTTGCATGCCACAAAAACATCCAGATGTTTCTTGGTTATTGTAACAATGAAGACTTTAACATCTTGGTCTACGAATTTGTCTGCAACAAATCACTTGAGCGGCATTTACTTG ATAAAACAGAACCTGTCCTTGACTGGCACCGAAGACATTCTATTTCCATTGGAATCGCTAAAGGTCTGCGTTTTCTACATGAAGAGTGTCGGGGAAGTCCTATAATTCATGGTTACTTGAGGCCTTGCAATGTATTGCTCACACATGACTTTGATCCATTG CTAGGAAACTGTGGCCTCACAAACTCGATAACAAGCAAGGTTAACAAATCGACAACCACCCACGCCACCTCTATTGC TTATCATGCACCGGAGTTTGCAGAGAATGGAACCTTTTCCATTAAAACTGATGTTTATGCATTTGGCATTGTTTTGATACAGTTAATAACAGGACTAAGGTGTGAAACAGCGGATTTATCGAGAAGTAACAATAATCAGTCCCTCTTACAGTGG GCActgccactgatccagatgctTGCACTAGACGAGCTTGTTGACCCTCGACTTGGGGACTCATATAGCATTTATGAACTGTACAACATGGCTAATGCTGCATGCTTATGTATTCAAACCGAACCCGAGACACGCCCATCCATGGGAGAG GTTCTGCGCCTTCTTGAGGGAGAAAGTGCCCATTTAGAGCACTTGACAGGACAAATGAAACAGGACATTGCATGCGAACACACAATATGTAGATTGACAACCTGCAGTTGTGGTTGA
- the LOC140975142 gene encoding proline-rich receptor-like protein kinase PERK12 isoform X3, which translates to MNVKAMGIEVKIAVGAPVEKVVLQEVTASNATWVVLDWHLRKELRYYLKRVPCKVALVLENSILDVMRPYCSDSANGVPKYKLVYSLSKPVLVSPTEDIENNERSVISSAGPEIMNSMEDTEIQKSILVTSLSCNSKEPDFSMQEEFGSNSPKEKLGWKGVDAKMKNEYYDSSPVMLEQLSLTSYSETPCLSNDKKMESFQNSMDYVDIEIEIVTVDCSSENAMKGGNTELLIKYDQSAPVLGTSSGLEMESVSMRYSYSEINTATDNFSPDNLLDEEGYGVVYKGQLENGQLISAKVQKESNTQGIPEFLRFACHKNIQMFLGYCNNEDFNILVYEFVCNKSLERHLLDKTEPVLDWHRRHSISIGIAKGLRFLHEECRGSPIIHGYLRPCNVLLTHDFDPLLGNCGLTNSITSKVNKSTTTHATSIAYHAPEFAENGTFSIKTDVYAFGIVLIQLITGLRCETADLSRSNNNQSLLQWALPLIQMLALDELVDPRLGDSYSIYELYNMANAACLCIQTEPETRPSMGEVLRLLEGESAHLEHLTGQMKQDIACEHTICRLTTCSCG; encoded by the exons ATGAATGTCAAGGCAATGGG TATTGAAGTCAAAATTGCTGTTGGAGCTCCGGTGGAGAAAGTTGTCTTACAAGAAGTCACTGCTTCAAATGCAACCTGGGTTGTACTTGATTG GCACCTAAGAAAGGAACTGAGGTATTACCTTAAACGCGTGCCTTGCAAGGTTGCACTGGTTCTTGAAAATTCGATCTTGGATGTTATGAGGCCCTATTGTTCTGACAGTGCCAATGGTGTTCCGAAATATAAACTGGTGTATTCACTATCCAAGCCTGTTTTGGTGTCGCCAACTGAAGATATTGAGAACAATGAGAGGTCCGTCATTTCTTCTGCTGGCCCTGAAATTATGAACTCTATGGAAGATACTGAGATTCAGAAGAGTATCTTGGTGACATCGCTATCTTGTAACTCCAAGGAACCTGACTTTTCCATGCAAGAAGAATTTGGCTCAAATTCTCCGAAAGAAAAATTAGGTTGGAAAG GTGTTGATgctaaaatgaaaaatgaatactATGATTCTTCCCCGGTGATGCTAGAACAGCTAAGTCTGACAAGTTATTCTGAAACCCCTTGTCTTAGTAACGATAAGAAGATGGAGAGTTTTCAAAATTCGATGGATTATGTTGATATTGAGATAGAGATTGTTACAGTTGATTGTTCATCTGAAAATGCAATGAAAG GTGGCAATACTgaattactaattaaatatgACCAATCTGCGCCTGTTCTTGGTACGTCTAGTGGATTGGAAATGGAATCGGTTTCTATGAGATATAGCTATTCTGAGATAAATACAGCAACAGATAATTTCTCACCTGATAATCTACTGGACGAAGAGGGGTATGGAGTTGTATACAAGGGTCAGCTCGAGAATGGTCAGCTTATTAGTGCAAAGGTGCAAAAGGAATCAAATACACAAGGGATCCCAGAATTCCTGAGGTTTGCATGCCACAAAAACATCCAGATGTTTCTTGGTTATTGTAACAATGAAGACTTTAACATCTTGGTCTACGAATTTGTCTGCAACAAATCACTTGAGCGGCATTTACTTG ATAAAACAGAACCTGTCCTTGACTGGCACCGAAGACATTCTATTTCCATTGGAATCGCTAAAGGTCTGCGTTTTCTACATGAAGAGTGTCGGGGAAGTCCTATAATTCATGGTTACTTGAGGCCTTGCAATGTATTGCTCACACATGACTTTGATCCATTG CTAGGAAACTGTGGCCTCACAAACTCGATAACAAGCAAGGTTAACAAATCGACAACCACCCACGCCACCTCTATTGC TTATCATGCACCGGAGTTTGCAGAGAATGGAACCTTTTCCATTAAAACTGATGTTTATGCATTTGGCATTGTTTTGATACAGTTAATAACAGGACTAAGGTGTGAAACAGCGGATTTATCGAGAAGTAACAATAATCAGTCCCTCTTACAGTGG GCActgccactgatccagatgctTGCACTAGACGAGCTTGTTGACCCTCGACTTGGGGACTCATATAGCATTTATGAACTGTACAACATGGCTAATGCTGCATGCTTATGTATTCAAACCGAACCCGAGACACGCCCATCCATGGGAGAG GTTCTGCGCCTTCTTGAGGGAGAAAGTGCCCATTTAGAGCACTTGACAGGACAAATGAAACAGGACATTGCATGCGAACACACAATATGTAGATTGACAACCTGCAGTTGTGGTTGA